The Lycium ferocissimum isolate CSIRO_LF1 chromosome 10, AGI_CSIRO_Lferr_CH_V1, whole genome shotgun sequence genome window below encodes:
- the LOC132034994 gene encoding uncharacterized protein LOC132034994 encodes MYADRKVRDLEFGVGEQVLLKISPMKGVMRFGKRDKLSPRYLRPFEVLRIVGDVAYELALPPGLSSVHLIFHVSMLKKYHSDGSYIVRWDSVFLNEILSYEEEPIAILDRQVRKLRSKEIDSIKVWWKHCPTDDVTWEIDSDMLQRYP; translated from the coding sequence atgtatgcggatcgGAAGGTTCGGGACTTAGAGTTTGGGGTGGGCGAGCAAGTGCTTCTGAAGatctcacccatgaaaggtgttatgcgGTTTGGGAAGAGGGAcaagttgagcccgaggtacCTTCGCCCATTTGAGGTTCTCCGTATAGTTGgagatgttgcttatgagttggcattgccaCCAGGCCTATCAAGTGTTCATCTGattttccatgtgtccatgctaaAGAAGTATCATTCTGATGGTTCCTATATAGTTCGTTGGGATTCTGTGTTTCTTAATGAGATTCtgtcttatgaggaggagcctatagCGATTCTGGATAGACAAGTTAGAAAGCTGAGGTCGAAAGAGATTGATTCAATCAAGGTTTGGTGGAAGCATTGTCCCACTGACGATGTTACTTGGGAGATCGATTCTGATATGCTCCAGAGATATCCCTAG